A genomic segment from Amygdalobacter nucleatus encodes:
- a CDS encoding PTS sugar transporter subunit IIC: MNLKNFMEEKLAPVAYKLATNKILLAVRNGLAMSMPLIMAGSLLMIIASFPIQAWKDLLKDAGIVGYLWKGVDSSFGLVSLIAAFGVAMEYAKMHDIDGLSAGIISVGSFITLTPFVKGEAGAGVPTQFLGASGLFVALVVALVSSRVYIWFIKRNIQITLPETVPPAVARSFSGIIPGIVIISGWLAIFATLDAFGLPNMHILIQQILSKPVRLFTNNLLGTCVVAGLNGLFWFVGVHGADTVHTFFGPTWLENINANMEAVKAGLPLPHIVTNPFMMNFVYIGGGGATLGLVIVLAILARRKNASKQAKALAPITFTPGIFNINEPTIFGVPVVLNFKLLIPFVFTPIVNAIITYTTMAIGIVPRTCAMPTWTMPPILSGFFATGSIMGSILQIVLIVIDILIYAPFVMELEKDYKKLEEAGEKE, encoded by the coding sequence ATGAATCTCAAAAATTTCATGGAAGAAAAGCTGGCGCCGGTTGCTTATAAGTTGGCTACGAATAAGATTTTGTTAGCTGTACGTAACGGTTTAGCTATGAGTATGCCGCTTATCATGGCAGGTTCTCTTCTAATGATTATTGCAAGTTTCCCAATTCAAGCATGGAAAGACTTGTTGAAGGACGCAGGTATCGTAGGCTACTTGTGGAAAGGTGTTGACAGTAGCTTTGGCCTAGTCAGCTTGATTGCTGCCTTTGGCGTGGCTATGGAATATGCTAAAATGCATGATATTGATGGTTTGTCAGCTGGTATTATTTCAGTTGGTTCCTTTATCACATTAACACCGTTTGTCAAAGGTGAGGCTGGTGCTGGTGTACCTACTCAATTCTTAGGCGCAAGTGGTTTGTTCGTTGCATTGGTCGTAGCTTTGGTCAGCTCTAGAGTTTACATTTGGTTTATCAAACGTAATATTCAGATTACTTTACCAGAAACTGTACCACCGGCAGTTGCACGTAGCTTCTCAGGTATCATTCCTGGTATTGTGATTATCAGTGGTTGGCTCGCAATTTTTGCTACTTTGGACGCTTTCGGCTTGCCAAATATGCATATTTTGATTCAACAAATTCTCTCAAAACCTGTACGTCTGTTCACGAATAACTTGTTAGGCACTTGCGTAGTTGCTGGTTTGAACGGTTTGTTCTGGTTCGTAGGTGTACATGGTGCTGATACTGTTCATACATTCTTTGGCCCAACTTGGTTAGAGAATATCAATGCTAATATGGAAGCTGTTAAAGCTGGTTTGCCATTACCACACATTGTTACAAACCCATTCATGATGAACTTTGTTTACATCGGTGGTGGCGGTGCTACATTAGGTTTGGTTATTGTTTTGGCTATTTTAGCAAGACGCAAGAATGCAAGTAAGCAAGCTAAGGCATTAGCACCAATTACTTTTACACCTGGTATATTCAATATCAATGAACCGACAATCTTTGGCGTTCCAGTTGTGCTCAATTTCAAGTTACTCATCCCATTCGTTTTCACACCAATTGTTAATGCTATAATCACTTATACAACGATGGCAATTGGGATTGTGCCTAGAACTTGCGCAATGCCAACTTGGACAATGCCGCCGATTTTAAGTGGCTTCTTTGCTACAGGCAGCATCATGGGTTCAATCTTGCAGATTGTGTTGATTGTAATTGACATCTTGATTTATGCGCCATTTGTTATGGAACTTGAGAAAGATTACAAGAAATTAGAAGAAGCTGGTGAGAAAGAATGA